In Malus sylvestris chromosome 16, drMalSylv7.2, whole genome shotgun sequence, the following are encoded in one genomic region:
- the LOC126607240 gene encoding uncharacterized protein LOC126607240 isoform X1, translated as MRAQIDSREPPRCCSNLVAKHLFSPKVSFYFRLIWFSLNESKITRLEPVVSKKASSLSKKGRTQCTRLPLYAGSERGECRLTLSSFMERLLPSLEPETYRSWAKALAIAPAFAHERPLPG; from the exons ATGAGAGCGCAGATCGACTCACGAGAGCCGCCAAG gTGTTGCAGCAACTTAGTGGCCAAACACCTGTTTTCTCCAAAG gtttctttttatttcagaTTAATTTGGTTCTCTCTAAATGAATCAAAGATCACAAGACTAGAACCAGTGGTTTCCAAAAAAG CATCCTCATTGagtaaaaaaggtcgtacccagtgcacaaggctcccactttacgcagggtctgagagaggtgaatgtcggctaaccttatcctcatttatggagaggctgctcccaagtctcgaacccgagacctaccgctcatgggcgaaggcacttgccatcgcaccagccttcgcccatgagcgacCTCTCCCAGGCTAA
- the LOC126607240 gene encoding uncharacterized protein LOC126607240 isoform X2 translates to MRAQIDSREPPRCCSNLVAKHLFSPKVSFYFRLIWFSLNESKITRLEPVVSKKGKDCKFDLEQFLELQAYQLQK, encoded by the exons ATGAGAGCGCAGATCGACTCACGAGAGCCGCCAAG gTGTTGCAGCAACTTAGTGGCCAAACACCTGTTTTCTCCAAAG gtttctttttatttcagaTTAATTTGGTTCTCTCTAAATGAATCAAAGATCACAAGACTAGAACCAGTGGTTTCCAAAAAAG gtaaagattgtaaatttgatttag AGCAATTCTTGGAGTTGCAAGCTTACCAGctacaaaaatga
- the LOC126607239 gene encoding xylose isomerase-like codes for MRAGRILLLLLCLNVITFGVIADSPTCPASDLGSGCGDSDEWEGEFFPGIPKIKYEGPSTKNPLAFKWYNADEEILGKKMKDWMRFSVAFWHTFRGTGGDPFGAPTKNWPWEDGTNSVAMAKRRMRANFEFINKLGVDRWCFHDRDIAPDGKTLEESNKNLDEVVALAKDLQGTKIRPLWGTAQLFLHPRYMHGGATSPEIGVYAYAAAQVKKAIEVTHYLGGENYVFWGGREGYQSLLNTDMGRELDHLARFLEAAVAYKKKIGYNGTLLIEPKPQEPTKHQYDWDAATSANFLRKYGLIGEFKLNIECNHATLSGHSCYHELETARLNGLLGNVDANTGDPQTGWDTDQFLTDIAEATLVMQSVVKNGGIAPGGFNFDAKLRRESTDVEDLFIAHISGMDTLARGLRNVAKLVEDGSLPDLVRKRYKSFDTEVGALIEAGKADFEYLEKKAIEWGEPTVPSAKQELAEMLFQSVL; via the exons ATGAGGGCTGGAAGGATTTTGTTGCTTCTTCTTTGTTTGAATGTGATTACGTTTGGAGTG ATTGCTGATTCGCCAACATGCCCTGCATCAGATCTTGGAAGTGGGTGTGGTGATTCTGATGAATGGGAAGGGGAATTTTTCCCCGGCATTCCCAAAATTAAGTATGAG GGCCCTTCTACCAAGAACCCCCTTGCATTCAAGTGGTATAATGCAGATGAGGAGATTCTTGGGAAAAAAATGAAG GATTGGATGAGGTTTAGTGTTGCATTTTGGCACACATTCCGTGGAACAGGAGGTGACCCATTTGGTGCACCTACAAAGAATTGGCCATGGGAGGATGGAACTAATTCTGTGGCTATGGCAAAGAGAAGAA TGAGAGCCAACTTTGAGTTCATAAACAAGCTTGGAGTTGATAGGTGGTGTTTCCATGACAGGGATATCGCTCCTGATGGCAAAACCTTGGAG GAATCTAATAAAAACTTGGATGAAGTGGTGGCCCTTGCTAAAGACCTTCAG GGAACCAAAATTCGACCTTTATGGGGCACAGCTCAGCTGTTTTTGCATCCTCGCTACATGCATGGTGGTGCTACTAG CCCTGAAATAGGTGTATATGCATATGCTGCTGCTCAAGTTAAGAAAGCCATTGAG GTTACTCATTATTTAGGGGGCGAAAATTATGTTTTCTGGGGTGGCCGTGAAGGTTACCAGAGTCTCTTGAATACTGACATGGGAAGAGAGCTTGATCATCTG GCAAGGTTTCTTGAAGCTGCTGTTGCCTACAAGAAGAAAATTGGATACAATG GGACATTGTTGATTGAACCCAAGCCTCAAGAACCTACCAAACACCA GTATGACTGGGATGCTGCAACATCAGCAAACTTCCTGCGAAAATATGGCCTTATAG GAGAATTTAAGCTTAACATTGAGTGCAATCATGCAACACTATCTGGTCACAG CTGTTATCATGAGCTTGAAACTGCAAGACTCAATGGTCTACTAGGAAACGTTGATGCAAACACTGGAGATCCTCAGACTG GATGGGATACAGATCAGTTTCTCACAGATATTGCAGAGGCAACTCTGGTTATGCAGagtgtagtaaagaat GGAGGAATAGCACCTGGAGGATTCAACTTTGATGCCAAATT ACGAAGAGAAAGCACAGATGTTGAGGATTTGTTCATTGCTCATATCAGCGGAATGGATACCCTGGCCCGTGGCCTCCGTAATGTTGCAAAGTTGGTTGAG GATGGTTCTCTGCCTGACCTTGTTCGCAAACGATACAAGAGTTTCGATACTGAAGTTGGGGCCCTTATAGAG GCTGGTAAGGCTGATTTTGAGTATCTTGAGAAGAAGGCAATAGAATGGGGTGAACCAACAGTTCCTTCTGCCAAGCAG GAACTTGCGGAGATGCTTTTCCAGTCGGTTTTGTAA